A stretch of the Aggregatibacter sp. HMT-949 genome encodes the following:
- the ureB gene encoding urease subunit beta, translating to MIPGEYKLAEGNIHANAGRKTVKIDVVNKGDRPIQVGSHYHFFETNHALEFDRSLARGMRLNVPSGNAVRFEPGEIKTVELVAFGGNQVIYGFHNEISGKL from the coding sequence ATGATCCCAGGCGAATACAAACTAGCCGAAGGTAACATTCATGCCAATGCGGGGCGAAAGACTGTGAAAATTGATGTGGTGAACAAGGGTGATCGTCCGATCCAAGTCGGTTCACACTATCACTTTTTTGAAACCAACCATGCCCTTGAATTTGACCGCTCATTGGCGCGCGGTATGCGTTTAAACGTACCGTCCGGCAATGCGGTGCGTTTTGAACCGGGCGAAATCAAAACAGTGGAACTGGTTGCCTTTGGCGGAAACCAAGTGATTTATGGTTTCCATAATGAAATTAGCGGTAAATTATAG
- the recD gene encoding exodeoxyribonuclease V subunit alpha — protein MLSLLKELNERNIISHGDYYFAKLIADKQPTDLPEPVKNLAILLAALCSWHYAQGNTCILLEPALAGNLFGLAYRVTERNYLLDIQHRIWHRIEALPVEQWQKRLRGHPAFTEDPLVNAAPLAFQFDALYFYRAWQDEYRIAQYIKNALKSEPRLPFSVPQIREKLAAYFPQSDFSAATNIIDWQKVAVATAIKSPFCVITGGPGTGKTTTVTRLLLVLQELYQHQLHIKLVAPTGKAASRLEESVQNALRFLSRQMALPEALVQSVPQNASTLHSLLGINAFNDNTHHNARNPLQLDVLVVDETSMIDLPLMAKLINALKPETRLILLGDQAQLASVEAGAVLGELAQWRHQPYSRAQADYLRETSGYTVPSTENANPLRDALCHLTFSRRFDENSGIGKLAEQIQRGAAEESLELFGQYPELHFQAFNNTENEAELVRRVVQSAVQNYRVFLTQLRRLQLEKRDFNALNQEGESYAEAIQALFNSTRFLTALRSTALGVENLNREIALALRGENLLRFRHEQDWYIGKPIMITQNDHNVRLYNGDIGLCLAHGKVWFGKREVPTSRIPAHEPAFMMTIHKSQGSEFEHALMVLPTEPNPVLSRELVFTGVTRAKQRLTVFADEKIWKMALRQTVKRQSGLGKLLERLISMDD, from the coding sequence ATGTTAAGCCTGTTAAAAGAACTGAACGAACGGAACATTATCAGTCACGGCGATTATTATTTCGCCAAATTGATTGCCGATAAACAGCCGACGGACTTACCGGAACCGGTAAAAAACTTGGCGATTTTACTCGCTGCCCTGTGCAGTTGGCATTACGCGCAAGGCAATACCTGTATCCTGTTGGAACCGGCGTTAGCGGGCAATTTGTTCGGTTTGGCCTATCGCGTTACGGAACGGAATTATCTGCTCGATATTCAGCATCGCATTTGGCACCGCATTGAAGCCTTGCCGGTTGAGCAATGGCAAAAGCGGCTGCGTGGTCATCCGGCGTTTACTGAAGATCCTCTTGTGAATGCTGCACCCTTGGCGTTTCAATTCGACGCGTTATATTTTTATCGCGCTTGGCAAGATGAATATCGCATCGCGCAATATATAAAAAACGCCTTGAAAAGCGAGCCCCGTTTGCCTTTTTCGGTGCCACAAATTCGCGAAAAATTAGCGGCTTATTTCCCGCAATCTGATTTTTCCGCAGCAACAAATATTATTGATTGGCAAAAAGTCGCGGTGGCTACGGCGATTAAAAGCCCGTTTTGCGTAATTACCGGCGGCCCGGGCACCGGTAAAACGACCACGGTAACCCGTTTGTTGTTGGTGTTGCAGGAATTGTATCAACATCAATTGCATATCAAATTGGTGGCACCGACGGGCAAAGCAGCCTCGCGTTTGGAAGAATCAGTGCAAAATGCCTTACGTTTTTTAAGCCGTCAAATGGCGTTGCCTGAGGCGTTAGTGCAATCCGTACCGCAAAACGCATCGACTTTGCACAGTTTGCTCGGCATTAATGCATTTAACGACAATACGCATCATAACGCGCGTAATCCGTTGCAATTAGATGTGTTGGTGGTGGACGAAACTTCGATGATTGATTTGCCGTTAATGGCGAAATTGATTAACGCATTAAAACCCGAAACACGCTTAATTTTATTGGGCGACCAAGCGCAATTAGCTTCCGTAGAAGCCGGTGCGGTGCTCGGCGAATTGGCGCAGTGGCGTCATCAACCTTACAGCCGTGCGCAGGCGGATTATTTGCGCGAAACCAGCGGTTATACGGTGCCAAGCACGGAAAATGCGAATCCGTTGCGCGATGCTTTATGCCATCTTACGTTTAGTCGCCGTTTTGATGAAAATTCCGGCATCGGCAAATTGGCCGAGCAGATTCAGCGCGGCGCAGCAGAAGAAAGCCTCGAATTATTCGGACAATATCCGGAATTGCATTTTCAGGCTTTCAATAATACGGAAAATGAGGCCGAATTGGTGCGGCGGGTGGTGCAAAGTGCGGTGCAAAATTATCGTGTTTTTTTAACGCAATTGCGTCGTTTACAATTGGAAAAACGGGACTTTAATGCACTTAATCAGGAAGGCGAAAGTTATGCGGAAGCGATTCAAGCGCTGTTTAATTCGACAAGATTTTTGACTGCGCTGCGCAGCACCGCATTGGGCGTAGAAAATCTTAATCGGGAAATCGCACTGGCGTTGCGTGGCGAAAATTTATTGCGATTTCGCCACGAACAAGATTGGTATATCGGCAAGCCGATTATGATTACGCAAAACGATCATAATGTGCGCTTGTATAACGGCGACATTGGCTTGTGTTTGGCGCATGGCAAAGTGTGGTTTGGCAAGCGTGAAGTGCCGACCAGTCGCATTCCGGCGCATGAACCGGCGTTTATGATGACGATTCATAAATCCCAGGGTTCGGAATTTGAGCACGCGTTAATGGTGCTGCCGACGGAACCGAATCCTGTATTATCGCGCGAATTAGTGTTTACCGGCGTGACTCGCGCGAAACAACGCCTCACCGTTTTCGCCGACGAAAAAATCTGGAAAATGGCACTGCGTCAAACGGTAAAACGGCAAAGCGGATTAGGAAAATTATTAGAACGGTTAATCTCAATGGATGATTAA
- a CDS encoding urease accessory protein UreF, producing the protein MAQALNRSLTDLGALLHLVDPTLPIGGFNHSNGLETFVQQRMVASKATLEEYVQTQLLQNWIYNDGAYLSLAFDAMNEGNFNRLCELDWQLSATKVARESREGSFKLGIRLLKIFIRYETNSLLTAYQQAITEKRVQGYFPIVFAMVAQAMGLSKADTLYAFYYNAAVGAITNGVKLIPLSQMDGQDILFNLRDSLVQAVELSLEPDEEWLGAATLANDIRAMQHEQLYTRLYMS; encoded by the coding sequence TTGGCACAGGCATTAAATCGCTCATTGACGGATCTCGGCGCATTATTGCACTTAGTCGATCCTACCCTGCCGATTGGCGGTTTTAATCACTCCAACGGCTTGGAAACCTTCGTTCAACAACGTATGGTGGCAAGCAAAGCTACACTTGAAGAATATGTGCAAACCCAGCTATTACAAAACTGGATTTACAATGACGGCGCCTATTTATCACTCGCGTTTGATGCAATGAACGAAGGTAATTTCAACCGCTTATGTGAGCTGGATTGGCAACTTTCTGCCACCAAAGTCGCACGCGAAAGTCGCGAAGGCAGCTTTAAACTTGGCATTCGATTACTGAAAATTTTTATCCGCTACGAAACGAATTCGCTACTCACCGCATACCAACAAGCGATTACAGAAAAACGCGTGCAAGGCTATTTCCCTATCGTGTTTGCCATGGTCGCCCAAGCAATGGGTTTAAGCAAAGCCGATACGCTCTACGCGTTCTACTACAATGCAGCCGTCGGCGCGATTACTAACGGCGTAAAATTAATTCCACTCAGCCAAATGGACGGACAGGATATTCTATTTAATTTGCGTGATTCACTGGTGCAAGCGGTGGAATTAAGCCTTGAACCCGACGAAGAATGGCTTGGCGCAGCAACTCTAGCGAATGATATTCGGGCAATGCAGCACGAACAACTTTATACCAGATTATATATGTCATAA
- the ureC gene encoding urease subunit alpha, with translation MALTISRSQYVATYGPTVGDSVRLGDTDLWATIEQDLLTKGDECKFGGGKSVRDGMAQSGTATRDNPSVLDLAITNVMIIDAKLGIIKADIGIRDGRIVGIGQAGNPDTMDGVTPNMIIGASTEVHNGAHLIATAGGIDTHIHWICPQQAQHAIENGITTMIGGGTGPADGTHATTCTPGAWNLQRMFQAAEALPVNVGFFGKGNCSTLEPLREQIRAGALGLKIHEDWGATPAVIDAALKVADEMDVQVAIHTDTLNESGFLEDTMKAINGRVIHTFHTEGAGGGHAPDIIKAAMYPNVLPASTNPTRPFTVNTIDEHLDMLMVCHHLDKRVPEDVAFADSRIRPETIAAEDILHDIGVFSIMSSDSQAMGRVGEVVTRTWQTADKMKAQRGKLGNEGNDNFRIKRYIAKYTINPAIAHGIADHVGSLEVGKIADIVLWKPMFFGVKPETVIKKGFISFSKMGDPNASIPTPQPVFYRSMFGSQGKATAQTAVFFVSEAGKQADIQSQYGLEKELIAVKGCRNVGKKDLVLNNATPEITVDPERYEVRVDGELITCEPAKKVPLAQRYFMF, from the coding sequence ATGGCATTAACGATTTCAAGAAGCCAATATGTGGCGACTTACGGGCCGACCGTGGGCGATAGCGTGCGTTTGGGCGACACCGATTTATGGGCAACTATTGAGCAAGATTTATTGACCAAAGGCGACGAATGCAAATTTGGCGGTGGCAAAAGCGTGCGCGACGGTATGGCGCAATCCGGCACGGCAACGCGCGACAATCCGAGCGTGTTGGATTTGGCAATCACCAACGTGATGATTATTGATGCCAAACTCGGCATCATCAAAGCAGACATCGGTATTCGCGACGGACGTATTGTCGGCATCGGTCAAGCCGGTAATCCTGATACGATGGACGGCGTAACCCCGAATATGATTATTGGCGCGAGTACCGAAGTACATAATGGCGCACATTTAATCGCCACTGCAGGCGGGATTGACACCCATATCCATTGGATCTGTCCGCAACAGGCACAGCACGCCATTGAAAACGGCATCACTACGATGATCGGCGGCGGCACGGGTCCGGCGGACGGCACCCACGCCACCACTTGTACTCCGGGAGCATGGAACTTACAACGCATGTTCCAAGCGGCAGAAGCCTTGCCTGTGAATGTCGGCTTTTTCGGCAAAGGCAACTGCTCCACCCTTGAACCGCTGCGCGAGCAAATTCGTGCAGGCGCATTGGGCTTGAAAATTCATGAAGACTGGGGCGCAACGCCGGCAGTAATTGATGCAGCGTTAAAAGTGGCCGATGAAATGGATGTGCAAGTGGCGATCCACACCGACACGCTGAACGAAAGCGGTTTCTTAGAAGACACGATGAAAGCGATTAACGGACGCGTGATCCATACCTTCCACACCGAAGGTGCGGGCGGCGGACACGCACCAGACATTATCAAGGCAGCGATGTATCCGAACGTGCTCCCCGCTTCCACCAACCCGACTCGCCCCTTCACGGTAAACACAATTGACGAGCATTTGGATATGTTGATGGTCTGCCACCATTTGGATAAACGCGTACCTGAAGACGTGGCGTTTGCCGACAGCCGTATCCGCCCTGAAACCATCGCTGCGGAAGATATTTTACATGATATCGGCGTATTCTCGATTATGAGTTCTGACTCGCAAGCCATGGGGCGCGTGGGCGAGGTGGTAACACGAACATGGCAAACCGCCGACAAAATGAAAGCGCAACGCGGCAAACTCGGCAATGAAGGCAACGACAACTTCCGCATCAAACGCTACATTGCAAAATACACCATCAACCCAGCGATTGCACACGGTATAGCCGATCACGTTGGTTCATTGGAAGTGGGTAAAATCGCCGACATTGTACTCTGGAAACCGATGTTCTTCGGTGTAAAACCGGAAACCGTAATCAAAAAAGGCTTCATCAGTTTTTCAAAAATGGGCGATCCAAACGCCTCTATCCCAACCCCGCAACCGGTGTTCTACCGCTCAATGTTTGGTAGCCAAGGGAAAGCCACCGCCCAAACTGCCGTGTTTTTTGTTTCCGAAGCCGGCAAACAAGCGGATATTCAATCCCAATACGGCTTAGAAAAAGAGCTCATTGCCGTTAAAGGCTGCCGTAATGTAGGCAAAAAAGACTTGGTGCTAAACAACGCTACGCCTGAAATCACTGTCGATCCTGAGCGTTACGAAGTGCGGGTAGATGGCGAGTTAATCACCTGCGAACCCGCGAAAAAAGTGCCACTGGCGCAGCGGTATTTTATGTTCTAG
- the ureG gene encoding urease accessory protein UreG, producing MRNYIKIGVAGPVGAGKTALIEKLTREIASKYSVAVITNDIYTQEDAEFLTKNSLLPPERIMGVETGGCPHTAIREDASMNLEAVDEMATRFPDVEIIFIESGGDNLSATFSPDLADVTIFVIDVAQGEKIPRKGGPGITRSDLLVINKTDLAPFVGADLSVMEADARRMRNGQPFIFTNLMKKENLDGVIGWIEKYALLKNVEEPSSLVR from the coding sequence ATGCGTAACTACATCAAAATCGGCGTGGCGGGTCCTGTTGGCGCGGGCAAAACAGCGTTAATTGAAAAACTCACCCGAGAAATCGCGTCAAAATACAGCGTGGCGGTAATTACCAACGACATCTATACCCAAGAAGATGCGGAATTTCTAACCAAAAACAGTTTGCTTCCACCGGAACGCATTATGGGCGTGGAAACGGGTGGTTGTCCGCACACGGCGATCCGTGAAGATGCATCGATGAATTTAGAAGCGGTGGACGAAATGGCGACGCGTTTTCCTGATGTGGAAATCATATTTATTGAGTCAGGCGGCGACAACCTTTCGGCCACTTTCAGTCCCGATTTAGCGGATGTGACGATTTTCGTAATCGATGTAGCACAAGGTGAAAAAATCCCACGTAAAGGCGGACCGGGTATCACCCGTTCGGATTTACTCGTCATCAACAAAACTGATCTCGCCCCGTTCGTAGGCGCAGATTTAAGCGTAATGGAAGCTGACGCCCGCCGTATGCGTAATGGCCAGCCGTTTATCTTTACCAATTTAATGAAAAAAGAAAATTTGGACGGCGTGATCGGCTGGATTGAAAAATACGCGTTGTTAAAGAATGTGGAAGAACCGTCGTCGTTAGTTCGATAA
- the ureA gene encoding urease subunit gamma, whose amino-acid sequence MHLTSREQEKLMLFLAGELAAKRKARGLKLNYPEAIAYIASHLQEAARDGMSVAEVMQYGATLLSVEDVMEGVPEMVHEVQIEATFPDGTKLVTVHNPIR is encoded by the coding sequence ATGCATCTAACATCCAGAGAACAAGAAAAGCTGATGCTTTTCCTCGCGGGCGAACTGGCGGCAAAACGCAAAGCGCGCGGGCTAAAATTAAATTATCCGGAAGCCATCGCCTACATCGCCAGCCACTTGCAAGAAGCGGCGCGCGATGGCATGAGCGTAGCGGAGGTAATGCAATATGGCGCAACATTATTAAGTGTTGAAGATGTTATGGAAGGCGTGCCGGAAATGGTGCACGAAGTGCAGATTGAAGCGACCTTTCCGGATGGTACGAAGTTGGTGACGGTACATAACCCAATTAGATAA
- the ureE gene encoding urease accessory protein UreE, whose translation MKIIKPILPVIENILGNLTALRAGGKITTQTIERVPLQWYESERNILRKTTETGREVALRLLKEGQRLQHDDVVFLNDNLAIVIDIQPSEVIVLSPKTLPEMARACYEIGNKHSPLFLDGNEVTLPYDKPMFEWLQAAGFAPQKAERRLSQALRANSAQGHGHSHSHSHDHHGYHHHGDGNWHRH comes from the coding sequence ATGAAAATCATCAAGCCAATTCTGCCTGTTATAGAAAATATCTTGGGCAATTTAACCGCACTTCGCGCTGGAGGCAAAATCACTACTCAAACCATTGAACGCGTGCCGTTACAGTGGTATGAAAGCGAACGTAACATCTTACGTAAAACGACTGAAACGGGGCGCGAGGTGGCGTTGCGTTTGCTTAAAGAAGGGCAACGTTTGCAACATGATGACGTGGTGTTTCTTAACGATAACTTGGCGATCGTAATCGATATTCAGCCAAGCGAAGTGATTGTGCTTTCGCCGAAAACCCTGCCTGAAATGGCTCGTGCTTGCTATGAAATCGGCAATAAACATTCGCCGCTCTTTTTAGATGGCAATGAAGTCACATTGCCATATGACAAACCGATGTTCGAATGGCTACAAGCGGCGGGATTTGCGCCGCAAAAAGCAGAACGCCGTTTAAGCCAAGCGTTGCGGGCGAACTCGGCGCAAGGTCACGGGCATTCTCACAGCCATTCGCACGATCATCACGGCTATCACCACCACGGAGACGGAAATTGGCACAGGCATTAA
- a CDS encoding urea transporter, with protein MRFIKIVLVGIGQIFLQENGLSGLIIAIAMFFSHWALGLSCLLGSLIGTASAILLHYPQNEIKQGLYGFNASLAFMCTIFTFGLTGLSPLILALGAFNAVLSTLLMREFTKRNLTAYTFPFVATCWLFCQGIAHFGLFGLSQTTPNLADHTTTLDAIKQPFYAWAEVNFGADLITGLLLFLAIAINSPRAAMWGMTAAVFSSFFATCLFDIEPNRLANGIYGFSAILLACAFAGKRLRDFVYVLTGTALTVVIQFGVAKMGLAPYTIGFIVAAWLMLWFKNKVDHSTLSSQKLSNFFNP; from the coding sequence GTGCGGTTTATAAAAATCGTCCTTGTCGGAATCGGACAAATCTTTTTACAAGAAAACGGTTTATCGGGACTTATCATCGCTATCGCCATGTTTTTTAGCCACTGGGCGCTAGGCTTAAGTTGTTTACTCGGCTCGCTCATCGGCACCGCATCGGCTATCCTATTGCACTATCCACAAAACGAAATTAAACAAGGTTTATACGGCTTCAACGCCAGCCTTGCTTTTATGTGCACAATCTTCACTTTCGGACTAACCGGTTTATCGCCCTTAATCCTTGCGCTAGGCGCCTTCAATGCGGTGCTCTCCACGCTTCTCATGCGTGAATTCACCAAACGAAACCTCACCGCTTACACCTTTCCTTTTGTTGCGACTTGTTGGCTATTTTGCCAAGGTATAGCGCACTTTGGTTTGTTCGGTTTATCGCAAACTACACCAAATTTAGCGGATCACACTACAACGCTAGATGCCATCAAGCAACCCTTTTACGCTTGGGCGGAAGTTAATTTTGGCGCCGATTTAATTACCGGCTTGCTATTATTTCTTGCCATCGCGATCAATTCTCCCCGGGCGGCAATGTGGGGCATGACGGCAGCTGTTTTCAGCTCGTTCTTTGCCACTTGCTTGTTCGACATTGAACCAAACCGACTAGCAAACGGCATCTACGGCTTTTCCGCGATTTTATTGGCGTGTGCCTTTGCCGGCAAACGGCTACGAGATTTTGTTTATGTGCTCACCGGCACCGCATTGACCGTAGTGATTCAATTTGGCGTAGCGAAAATGGGCCTCGCCCCTTATACTATCGGGTTTATTGTGGCGGCTTGGCTAATGTTATGGTTTAAAAATAAAGTCGATCACAGTACCTTAAGTTCACAAAAACTCAGCAATTTTTTTAATCCGTAA
- a CDS encoding urease accessory protein UreD, which yields MNSKLKLSTKLSANGKTQLAECFATPPFKLMTLPNYGEHWRDGLNAVLMSSSPGLLGGDQLDIQIQLTKASTLSLNTQAFTRVQAMNEGDLAEQITQIQLVENSRLFYLPHPLVLHKDSAFKQKTQIEMSENSELIYGEIVAIGRVLTHERFAFRQFSSHLKIVAWQNNGQKHPLVSDCIQWLPAQMNLTALSQMENYSHQGTLIYLNLAKNAADLKDQLQEIHAIIGNQKNMLVGASLLHQAGITVRALGHRAEQIQQLFGTLANYLQVKKA from the coding sequence ATGAACAGCAAGCTCAAACTTTCTACCAAGCTCTCCGCCAACGGCAAAACCCAACTTGCCGAGTGTTTCGCCACGCCGCCGTTTAAACTCATGACGTTGCCAAACTACGGCGAACATTGGCGTGACGGATTGAATGCGGTGCTGATGTCGTCGTCCCCCGGCTTATTAGGTGGCGATCAATTGGATATTCAAATTCAGCTTACAAAGGCAAGCACACTTTCGTTGAACACACAGGCGTTTACTCGCGTGCAGGCAATGAATGAAGGCGATCTTGCCGAGCAAATTACGCAGATTCAATTAGTCGAAAACAGCCGATTGTTCTATTTACCGCATCCGTTAGTGCTACACAAAGATTCGGCATTCAAACAAAAAACTCAAATTGAAATGAGCGAAAACAGTGAGTTAATTTACGGCGAAATCGTAGCAATCGGACGTGTGTTAACTCATGAGCGCTTTGCTTTTCGTCAATTTTCTTCCCATTTAAAAATTGTAGCGTGGCAAAATAACGGCCAAAAACACCCGCTGGTAAGCGATTGTATTCAGTGGCTACCCGCTCAAATGAATTTGACCGCCTTAAGCCAAATGGAAAATTATTCTCACCAAGGCACGCTGATTTATTTGAACTTAGCGAAAAACGCGGCAGACTTAAAAGACCAATTACAAGAAATTCATGCCATTATCGGAAATCAAAAAAACATGTTGGTCGGCGCGTCGTTGCTTCATCAAGCCGGCATAACAGTACGAGCGCTGGGACATCGCGCCGAACAAATTCAGCAACTTTTCGGCACGCTTGCCAACTATCTGCAAGTAAAAAAAGCCTAA
- a CDS encoding Dps family protein, with protein sequence MSKTSIGLDKAQSAELAGKLNDLLATYQVFYTNVRGYHWNIKGVNFFELHAKFEEIYTDLINKVDEVAERILTLGYTPNNAYSQYLKASRIKEEIAVSSAQDCLSGTLAGLKVLLEQQREILELAGEAGDEGTNSQMSDYIKEQEKLVWMFQAACQTCHA encoded by the coding sequence ATGTCAAAAACATCTATCGGACTAGATAAAGCACAATCTGCAGAACTTGCGGGCAAATTAAACGATCTTCTTGCAACTTACCAAGTTTTCTACACCAACGTGCGCGGTTATCACTGGAATATTAAAGGCGTAAACTTCTTTGAATTACACGCTAAATTTGAGGAAATCTACACGGATTTAATCAATAAAGTGGATGAAGTGGCCGAACGTATCTTAACCTTAGGTTACACGCCGAATAATGCCTACAGCCAATATTTAAAAGCATCACGTATTAAAGAAGAAATCGCGGTAAGCAGCGCGCAGGACTGTTTATCGGGCACCTTAGCGGGCTTAAAAGTATTACTTGAACAACAACGTGAAATTCTTGAGCTTGCCGGTGAAGCAGGCGATGAAGGGACGAACTCTCAAATGAGCGACTACATTAAAGAACAAGAAAAACTTGTCTGGATGTTCCAAGCCGCTTGTCAAACTTGCCACGCTTAG